In Fimbriimonadaceae bacterium, the genomic window CGAAGATTTCCGGATTGATCTCGAGGAATTCGCGCGCATTGTCCCGACCCTGTCCGAGCCGGACGTCGCCATAGTTGTAGAACGTGCCCGAGCGAGTGACGACGCCTTGCGTCACCGCGACATCGAGCAGATCTCCCGCTCGGCTGATGCCCTTGCCGAAGATCACATCGAACTCGACCTGCTTGAAGGGAGGAGCAACCTTGTTCTTGACGATCTTGACCTTCGTTCGGGCTCCGATCTGTTCGGAACCCGACTTGATGGCGTCGCCTTTGCGGACCTCGAGCCGGACCGATGAGAAAAACTTGAGCGCTCGGCCACCCGGCGTGGTCTCGGGGTTGCCGTACATGACCCCGATCTTCTCGCGAATCTGGTTGATGAAGATGGCAGCCGTCTTCGTGTTGCCGATGCTGGGTCCGAGCTTTCTCAGGGCTTGCGACATCATCCGGGCGACGATGCCGACATGGGAGTCACCCATCTCGCCCTCGAGCTCAGCCTTCGGCACCAGTGCCGCAACCGAGTCGAGCACGACGATGTCCACCGCACCCGACCGGACCATCGCGTCCATGATTTCCAATGCCTCTTCGCCACTGTTCGGCTGCGAGACATATAGCCGATCTACGTCTACACCTAGCTGCTTGGCATACGCCGTATCGAGGGCATGCTCGGCATCGACAAACAGGGCGAGCCCGCCCCGCTTTTGCGCCTCGGCGATGATGTGAAGCGTCAAGGTCGTCTTGCCACCGCTCTCCGGACCATAGATCTCCGTGATGCGGCCGCGAGGTATTCCGTTCACCCCAAGCGCCATGTCGAGGCTGAGAGAGCCGGTCGGAATGCTTTCGACCTTCTCCCGTTCGTCGTCACCGAGTCGAATGATGGCCCCGCGTCCAAATTGCTTTTCAACTTGAGAGAGCGCGAGCTCCAGGGCGCGCTGCTTGTCAGTGTTCGCCGTCTTCTCTACTGCCACTTCTACAATCCTCCCGATACGTTGACATTAGTATACATCATACTTGGCTATCCACGAAGTTAAACTGCATTATATGCGATCGCTCGCCCTCGTCTTCGGTGTATGGGCGACCGTCGTCGCGTTTGCCCAGCCGGTCGAGATCCGAATGATGGGCGGCAAGAGCTGGGGAATACCGCCCAAGGAGGCCAGCGACCCCCGCAGCCAGGCGCGAAGGGCTATCTTCGAAGCCTTTCATCGCGAGCATCCCGACGTTCGCGTCGTGAATGCCGGTGGGCTGGAGGTCGTCGGCAACACGATTGAGAGCGCATTCCTCATGTCCATGGCGGGCGACACAGCGCCAGATGTCTTCTATGTTAACTTTCGCCAATACTATTCCTTCATCGAGCAAGGCTTTTGCCTCCCACTCGATCCGCTCATCGATCGCGACCCCTCAGTTCTGAGCCGGATTAGTCCGATCGTTCGCGAGGTCCTCACCAGTTATGACGGGCGGATCTACGCGATGCCGTGGTTCCAAGTCGCTAACGGACTGTATTACCGCAAGGACCACTTTCTGGAAGCTGGACTTGACCCCGCCAAGCCTCCCCGCACATGGGCCGAACTCCATGAGTACGCGAAGAAACTCACCGAATCCAAGGCGGGACGAATCGGGTTTTCCCTCGCCAAAGCCTATCACTGGAGCAACCTGCTGTGGCAGGCCGGAGGCGAGATCGTCGTACCCGGAGAAGGCGGTTATTGGAAGGCCGCAATCGCCTCGGAAGCGGGGGTCCAAGCGCTTGAGTTCTACCGGCGACTGATGACTGATAAATGGGTGGGGGCAGATGGTGC contains:
- the recA gene encoding Protein RecA encodes the protein MAVEKTANTDKQRALELALSQVEKQFGRGAIIRLGDDEREKVESIPTGSLSLDMALGVNGIPRGRITEIYGPESGGKTTLTLHIIAEAQKRGGLALFVDAEHALDTAYAKQLGVDVDRLYVSQPNSGEEALEIMDAMVRSGAVDIVVLDSVAALVPKAELEGEMGDSHVGIVARMMSQALRKLGPSIGNTKTAAIFINQIREKIGVMYGNPETTPGGRALKFFSSVRLEVRKGDAIKSGSEQIGARTKVKIVKNKVAPPFKQVEFDVIFGKGISRAGDLLDVAVTQGVVTRSGTFYNYGDVRLGQGRDNAREFLEINPEIFEEIDGKVRASFSDETEKAKALVTAAYEEA